The following are encoded in a window of Cydia strobilella chromosome 1, ilCydStro3.1, whole genome shotgun sequence genomic DNA:
- the LOC134746838 gene encoding trypsin-like has protein sequence MYFLIILNSFIAISALESRVFNGVDLYPQKHRHLVRLEINFWDPNIQGTCTGSIISKEWIITAAHCVADDEIESITVRQFNKEIDRILTHVRPNNFFKHSLYIHGLEEVSNFKNDIALLKASNRIVFDKYVSPIKLAQLAQVQPQIGDLVIMAGYGINEISEMEPPLPRQGVAKLTQCPSNEYEGLWCIYNYVKTSPGDSGGPLTHNGKLAGIISGGYGQGCTREDSPILPCLQFYPKVAYHYYWIFKVIIYNGM, from the coding sequence atgtattttttaataattttaaatagctTTATAGCGATTAGTGCATTAGAGTCACGCGTATTTAACGGCGTTGATTTGTATCCACAGAAACACCGGCATTTGGTACGTCTCGAAATCAATTTTTGGGACCCAAACATCCAAGGAACTTGCACCGGCTCCATAATTAGTAAAGAATGGATAATCACAGCCGCACACTGCGTCGCCGATGATGAGATCGAGTCGATTACCGTGCGACAATTTAATAAAGAGATCGACAGGATCCTAACGCATGTGAGaccaaacaatttttttaaacattcattATATATCCACGGTCTTGAAGAGGTGTCCaatttcaaaaatgatattgctTTATTAAAAGCTTCAAATAGAATCGTCTTTGATAAATATGTTTCGCCGATTAAACTAGCACAACTAGCACAAGTTCAGCCTCAGATTGGCGATTTGGTAATAATGGCTGGATATGGAATTAACGAGATATCAGAGATGGAGCCGCCATTGCCGCGACAAGGAGTGGCAAAACTTACTCAATGCCCTAGCAATGAATATGAAGGTTTGTGGTGTATATATAACTATGTAAAAACGTCACCTGGAGACTCCGGCGGGCCGCTGACCCATAATGGTAAATTAGCGGGCATTATATCTGGAGGTTATGGACAGGGATGCACTAGAGAGGATTCTCCAATACTGCCATGCCTACAATTTTATCCTAAAGTAGCATATCACTATTATTGGATATTTAAAGTAATAATTTACAATGGAATGTAA
- the LOC134746849 gene encoding transmembrane protease serine 11D-like, whose protein sequence is MFWLIFLNGLVVIISALESRVFNGNLLRPGEHGYLVQLDIDSIYKCSGSIISERWILSSAHCFSFPVNIVNVFQKAGTGRNRHIATVSSKRIIIHSDYVHHSNEIANRDNDIALLKTTKAIRFNEKIWAIKIAKKSPSIGQSAVIAGYGDNESKQLLPKYGIVRVTQCPYHVVEHLVCSFDKVRAGNADSGGALTWQDTLVGVISASCTDADKLDVENCTTVYANVAAHYNWITDWMNILD, encoded by the coding sequence ATGTTttggttaatatttttaaatggtcTAGTAGTAATAATAAGTGCACTGGAATCACGAGTTTTCAATGGCAATTTATTGCGCCCAGGAGAGCACGGGTATCTGGTGCAACTCGATATAGATTCTATATACAAGTGTAGTGGTTCAATTATCAGTGAAAGATGGATTCTTTCTTCCGCACATTGCTTCTCATTTCCTGTGAATATTGTAAACGTCTTTCAGAAGGCTGGGACGGGAAGGAATAGACACATAGCAACAGTAAGCtcaaaaagaataataatacaTTCAGATTATGTTCACCATAGCAATGAGATTGCAAATAGAGATAATGACATAGCTCTGCTTAAAACTACGAAGGCAATACGCTTTAATGAAAAAATTTGGGCGattaaaatagcaaaaaaatcgCCGAGCATTGGTCAATCGGCTGTCATAGCTGGGTATGGGGACAACGAATCTAAGCAGCTATTGCCTAAATATGGCATAGTTCGTGTTACGCAGTGCCCTTATCACGTTGTTGAGCATTTGGTATGTTCGTTCGATAAAGTGAGGGCAGGAAACGCGGACTCTGGAGGAGCGCTAACTTGGCAAGACACACTTGTGGGAGTCATTTCTGCGAGTTGTACTGATGCTGATAAATTGGATGTAGAAAATTGTACGACTGTATATGCAAATGTTGCCGCTCATTATAATTGGATTACAGACTGGATGAATATATTAgattaa